A part of Candidatus Binatia bacterium genomic DNA contains:
- a CDS encoding acyl carrier protein, with translation MTETELLERVRSILVREFELDPGQVTSSARLVDDLDLDSIDGVTIVVRLEALLHVSITDEEIQAMTTVGDIVTALAARTDGTR, from the coding sequence GTGACCGAAACCGAGCTGCTGGAGCGGGTCCGCTCCATCCTGGTGCGCGAATTCGAGCTCGATCCCGGGCAGGTGACTTCGTCCGCCCGCCTGGTCGACGACCTCGACCTCGACAGCATCGACGGCGTAACGATCGTCGTGCGGCTCGAAGCGCTGTTGCACGTCTCGATCACCGACGAGGAGATCCAGGCCATGACGACGGTCGGCGACATCGTCACTGCGCTGGCCGCGCGGACCGACGGCACGCGGTGA
- a CDS encoding phosphopantetheine-binding protein — translation MQTHESLIADIKALIVEVLALEDIRPDEIETDAPLFIEGLGLDSIDALELAMGLEEKYGVVITDDPERNEKIFASVAALADLVATERIR, via the coding sequence TTGCAGACGCATGAATCCCTGATCGCCGATATCAAGGCCCTGATCGTCGAGGTACTCGCCCTCGAGGACATCCGTCCCGACGAGATCGAGACCGATGCGCCCCTTTTCATCGAAGGACTCGGTCTCGATTCCATCGACGCGCTGGAGCTGGCGATGGGGCTCGAGGAAAAATACGGCGTCGTCATTACCGACGATCCCGAGCGCAACGAAAAGATCTTCGCATCGGTGGCGGCGCTGGCCGACCTCGTCGCTACCGAGCGTATCCGCTGA
- a CDS encoding lysophospholipid acyltransferase family protein → MRLGSAFVEFGISALFVAFVVAPLVRRLAKSPERAELAVQGAIRRAYALSLAWLRLVRILTVDSKELEQLAGEGACIVVANHPTMLDVVLIGSHFPQMDCIVNAGWTANSPFLSRAIDAAGYVRNDAGQSAVDDCAARLVRGRKLLVFPEGTRSPWGSYGKFRRGAAHIALASGAPIVAVTIRCRPRMLGSGRRWHEVAGGTSRFELRIAGRLDPAAYDGAGVGLPIAARRMTEDLVRIYLQEPDVADA, encoded by the coding sequence GTGCGCCTGGGTTCGGCGTTCGTCGAGTTCGGGATTTCGGCTCTCTTCGTCGCGTTCGTCGTCGCGCCGCTGGTTCGACGTCTCGCGAAAAGCCCCGAGCGGGCCGAGCTCGCGGTCCAGGGGGCAATCCGGCGCGCCTACGCGCTGAGCCTCGCGTGGCTTCGCCTGGTGCGCATCCTGACGGTCGATTCGAAAGAGCTGGAACAGCTGGCGGGCGAAGGAGCCTGCATCGTCGTCGCCAACCACCCGACGATGCTCGACGTCGTGCTGATTGGCAGCCACTTCCCGCAGATGGATTGCATCGTCAACGCCGGCTGGACTGCCAACAGCCCCTTCCTGTCGCGTGCGATCGACGCCGCCGGCTACGTGCGCAACGACGCGGGACAATCGGCCGTCGACGACTGCGCGGCCAGGCTGGTGCGGGGCCGCAAGCTGCTCGTGTTCCCTGAAGGGACCCGCTCCCCGTGGGGGAGCTACGGGAAATTCCGCCGCGGCGCGGCGCACATCGCGCTGGCCAGCGGCGCCCCGATCGTCGCGGTCACGATCCGCTGCCGTCCGCGCATGCTTGGCAGCGGCCGCAGGTGGCACGAAGTCGCCGGCGGAACGTCGCGGTTCGAGCTGCGCATCGCCGGACGTCTCGATCCGGCCGCCTACGACGGCGCGGGCGTCGGCCTTCCGATCGCCGCGCGCCGCATGACCGAAGACCTTGTCCGCATTTATCTCCAGGAGCCCGACGTTGCAGACGCATGA
- a CDS encoding aromatic amino acid ammonia-lyase, giving the protein MTARITETAAAGTAGRARVVFGEATVGVDEVASVAEGRAEAEVSTDPAWLARLEAGRQALERRLRLGRPVYGVSTGVGASVENEVPADLQADLAQNLFRFHGCGTGAMLDEVEAAAVVAARLASLSRGYSAVRPVVLVSLATLLRTRVLPRIPEEGSVGASGDLTPLSYVAALLAGEGEAIVRGRVVAARDALVEAGLEPLELAPKESLALMNGTSVMAGIAALVVVRAQRLARLAAAITAMTSAATGGNREHFDDGVLGLKPHPGTIETGAWIRSFLGSEAAPAPERLQDRYSVRCAPHVIGVLVDAIALARRVLDVEISGVNDNPVVDPETGSVLHGGNFYGGHVVFAVDALKGAMAGVADLLDRQLVLLCLPETSGGLPANLVSVPDPEGVSHHGFKAMQISASALAAEAAKTSLPAAVFSRSTESHNQDKVSMGTMAARESRRVAELSETVGAIVLLASCQAVDLRLARGGRIPALLVRLHQAVRGRVEMLREDRRQDVDIASVLALLRSGALPLDADEGAGARASRATRRIGPA; this is encoded by the coding sequence ATGACGGCCCGGATTACCGAGACGGCAGCGGCCGGCACGGCGGGTCGTGCGCGAGTGGTCTTCGGCGAGGCGACCGTCGGGGTCGACGAGGTCGCCTCGGTGGCCGAAGGCCGCGCCGAAGCGGAAGTCAGCACCGATCCCGCATGGCTCGCGCGTCTCGAAGCGGGACGCCAGGCGCTGGAGCGCCGGCTGCGCCTCGGGCGGCCAGTATACGGCGTCTCGACCGGAGTCGGTGCGTCGGTGGAGAACGAGGTTCCTGCCGACCTCCAGGCCGACCTCGCCCAGAACCTTTTTCGATTCCACGGCTGCGGCACCGGCGCGATGCTCGACGAAGTCGAGGCGGCGGCCGTCGTCGCGGCGCGCCTGGCCTCGCTCTCGCGCGGCTATTCTGCGGTGCGTCCCGTCGTGCTCGTCTCGCTTGCGACACTGCTGCGCACGCGGGTGCTGCCGCGCATTCCCGAAGAGGGCTCGGTGGGCGCCAGCGGCGACCTGACGCCGCTTTCGTACGTTGCCGCGCTTCTGGCCGGCGAAGGAGAAGCGATTGTGCGCGGTCGCGTCGTCGCTGCCCGCGACGCGCTGGTCGAGGCCGGCCTCGAGCCTCTCGAGCTCGCGCCCAAGGAAAGCCTGGCGCTGATGAACGGCACCAGCGTAATGGCCGGCATCGCCGCGCTCGTCGTCGTGCGCGCGCAGAGGCTGGCCCGGCTTGCCGCTGCAATCACCGCGATGACGAGTGCAGCCACCGGTGGCAACCGCGAGCATTTCGATGATGGCGTGCTCGGGCTCAAGCCCCATCCGGGAACGATCGAGACGGGTGCGTGGATCCGCTCGTTTCTTGGCAGCGAAGCCGCGCCGGCGCCCGAGCGCCTGCAGGACCGCTATTCGGTGCGTTGCGCACCGCACGTCATCGGCGTTCTCGTCGATGCCATCGCGCTCGCCCGCCGCGTGCTCGACGTCGAGATCTCCGGCGTCAACGACAACCCCGTGGTCGATCCCGAGACCGGCAGCGTGCTGCACGGCGGGAACTTTTACGGAGGACACGTCGTGTTCGCGGTCGATGCGCTCAAGGGCGCAATGGCAGGCGTCGCCGACCTCCTCGACCGCCAGCTCGTGCTGCTGTGCCTCCCCGAGACCAGTGGCGGCCTGCCGGCCAACCTCGTCTCGGTGCCCGATCCCGAGGGTGTCTCGCACCACGGTTTCAAGGCGATGCAGATCTCTGCTTCGGCGCTCGCCGCCGAGGCCGCCAAGACGAGCCTTCCTGCGGCAGTGTTCAGCCGCAGCACCGAGTCGCACAACCAGGACAAGGTCAGCATGGGGACGATGGCCGCGCGCGAATCCAGGCGCGTCGCCGAGCTTTCGGAGACAGTGGGCGCGATCGTACTGCTCGCGTCCTGCCAGGCCGTCGACCTGAGGCTCGCGCGCGGCGGCCGGATCCCTGCTCTGCTCGTGCGGCTGCACCAGGCCGTGCGCGGCCGCGTGGAAATGCTGCGCGAAGACCGGCGCCAGGATGTCGACATCGCGTCGGTGCTCGCGCTGCTTCGCTCCGGAGCGCTGCCGCTGGACGCGGACGAGGGTGCCGGCGCGCGCGCCTCGCGAGCGACGCGGCGAATCGGGCCGGCATGA
- a CDS encoding thioesterase family protein encodes MSQRLRQTSVDLEVPFHDIDGLGIVWHGHYYKYLELARTRLLRSVGLDAGDLVGPLFRFVIVESHCRYTSALRYGDQARVSAWFGDIQHRIRVAYEITNLATSRRAARGHTILATTDPAGRLLLETPPRIVERILG; translated from the coding sequence ATGAGCCAGCGGCTGAGGCAGACGAGCGTCGATCTGGAAGTGCCTTTCCACGACATCGACGGGCTCGGGATCGTCTGGCACGGGCACTACTACAAGTACCTCGAGCTGGCGCGCACTCGCCTGCTGCGCTCGGTCGGGCTCGATGCAGGCGACCTCGTCGGCCCGCTGTTTCGCTTCGTCATCGTCGAGAGCCACTGCCGCTACACATCCGCTTTGCGTTACGGAGACCAGGCGCGCGTCAGCGCGTGGTTCGGCGACATCCAGCACCGAATCCGTGTCGCGTACGAGATCACGAACCTGGCAACGTCGCGCCGCGCGGCACGGGGCCACACGATCCTGGCGACGACGGATCCGGCCGGCCGCCTGCTGCTCGAGACTCCGCCGCGCATCGTCGAGCGCATCCTTGGATAG